ATGACGTACCGTATGGCTCTCTGCGTATCCATCTTCCTCACGTTCGCCAGACAAGGCAGTTGTCGGACAGGCTTCTACGCATTTCAAACAGCCTTTGCAGTATTGATAATCGATCCCTTGCAGGAACATTTGCGGGCGCCCTTTCTTATCAGGCTGTTCCTCCCAAACAAAACATAGATCAGGACATACCGTATCGCACTGCGCACAATGAATACAATCATCTAATTTAAAATGAGGCAATAAACCGGAACGTGAAATACTGAGATTTTTTAAAAAGCTGCTGCCAGGATTCGTAATGGTTCCACCGATAGGCTGTGTTTCATAACCTAAGGTCGAAATATCGGACCGAACGTACTCAGGCATAATCGCACCTTCTGGCAATGGAAAATGCATGAAAGTAACTTCATTAAATCCACGTTCGAAAGTAGTTAGTGCTGACTGGACAGCCTGCGGATATTTTTTACCAAGCGATTTCTCAATAACACCCTTCATTATTTCAGGATCCAAGAAATCACACATCCGGAACAATGCACCTAACATCGCCATGTTTACGCGGTTCTTCTCATCTAATGCGATCGTTGTGGCATCAACAACTGCTATGGTTCCTGCCATCATATTCAGGGAAGACTTCAATTCCTCCGGCGACTTGGCCGAGTTCACTAACACCGTGCTATGATCATAAATTCCGCTAGTCACGTTGACGGTCTTTGCCAACGCTTCATGGAATATTCCTACGACATGTGGACGTTCAACAGGTGAAGTGTCACGAATATGCGTGTTCAAATCACAAAAACGGATATGCGCTTTTACCGCTGATCCCTTCTTCTCAGAACCATAGGATGAAAAGCTCACTCCATTCATTCCAGCACCGACAACGCCTGCTTCTGCAAGCATTTTACCAGCTAAGTTCGCGCCTAGCCCTCCAATTGATTCCAGACGAATCTCAAAAAATCCGAGTTCGTTCACTTTTGGTAACTGTACCACCGACATAGCCCCTTTCAGAATGTCATCAGTATAATATCCTTTTGACTTTTTCAACGATTGTAACTTGATTTTGCAAGTCGCGAAGTGACAAATCTTGCATTTTCCATGTGTTACCTAAGCTTATTTATCTACTTTTATTTAGCAATAAAATTAAAAATTAAGATGTTAAATTTATCACATTCCACATGATAAATATCACACTCCAGTGAAAAGTCACCCGTTTTCAAAAAAATGTGTGTTATTTTTACTTTTCAACTAGTCCATTTCAGGATAAACTGATGCTTGGTGTAATTTTTCGAACACAGCTTAGGAGGCATTAAATGTGAAGTCAAACGAAGCATCATTACAGAAGAAATTGCTTCCTCGGCATATCAGCTTTATGGCGATGGGCGGAGTAATCGGTACAGGGATTTTTAAAGGAAGTTCTGAGACCATAAGCATTGCTGGACCTGCGGTTATTCTTACCTATGTATTAGCGGGCTTGCTACTCTTAGTGGTAATGGGGGCAATAGCCGAAATGGCTACGGTATACCCGAATAGGAACATGAAGGACTTCATCCGTGAGGCTTTTGGAGAACGACTCTCCTTTATCGTGGGTTGGTTATATTGCTTCATGTGGTTGACCGTCTGTGTAATTGAAGTGCTGGCGGCAGGAAGCTTCTTGCAATACTGGTTACCGGATGCTCCATTATGGCTGCTTAGTCTAGCATGTGGTGCTTTAATTATTGGCATCAATATGATGAGTGTAGCCGGTTACGGGGAAACTGAATTTTGGTTAGCCGGAATCAAGATTGCAATGATCATCATCTTTATTGTTTTGGGAACCTCATTAATATTTGGACTGTTACCCATGACTGAGGCTACTCCTTACTTACACAACTTTACGGATCATGGCGGATTTCTCCCACGTGGATGGGCCCCGATTTTCTCTGCCCTTCTCGTCGTAATGTTCTCATACGGTGGATCGGAGTTAATTGGACTAACTTTGACGGAGACAAAGGATGCAGAGAAGGTCTTACCTAAGGTTGTCAAAAGCTTCATTCTGCGCGTTATTCTGTTCTATTCCTTGCCAATCTTAGTCATCTGTGGCTTAATTCCATGGAATCAGTTGAATGATCATACCAGCCCGTTTGTTCAGGTGTTAGCTGCAACAGGACTCAAGGGTGCCGATCACATTATGAACTTCATTCTGATTACAGCGGTACTCTCTGCTGCCAATTCTGGTATTTATGGTGCCACTCGGATGCTGCACTCTATGGCCTCGCAGGGCGAAGCTCCCCGTGGCTTGGCAAAAACTTCTACAAAAGGCGTACCGATCAACAGTCTGAAGCTTTGCGCCGTTGTTCTTGTTATTGGTTCCCTGTTAGCGTACTTCGCGCAGGATGGACTGTTCCGTGTGCTGATGGCCGTTCCAGGCTTTGTAGTTTTACTGGTCTGGATCAGTATCTGTATGTCACAGCTAAAATTGAGAAAATCCTATCCGAAAGAAGCGACCTTTAAGGTATGGGGATTCCCTTATATAACCGTTCTGACACTTGTCTGCTTAGCGGTTATCGCGATTTCCTTCCTCTTCGATGCTCAAAACCGCATCAGTATAGGCTCGTGTCTGGCAGTAGTGGTGATGCTTACGATCTGGTCATTCGTGAAATTCAAAAAGAAGAACTGAAGCATTTAGCTCAGACTGATTTATCAAAAAGAGGTGTATCCCTTGTTCTTCACTTTAGCGAAGAGAGGGAAACTCCTCTTTTTATTGTTGCCACACCAAACCGGATTTCCTTTATCATGGAAGAATAATTACTAAAGCGGGGCGCACGCCGTCACGAGCTACACTGACATTCGCATAGCTGCGAATACTGTAGCTCGGACCGACAAAAAACGCACGTGAAGGCTTGTTTCCCTGTGTTCGCAGCCACCACCAGGAGCAGCCAACTTCTTCGCCGTCTCTGATGATATAGTTATCTTTGTCCGTTTTATCATATACATATAAGCTGCATCCATCGGGCTTTTTCGTTTTGGCAAAGTCCGTTCCAACGGCACGCCGCAGATCTTTGCTGTGTATATCAGAGAATGCTTCTATCTCCTTAACGCTAAGCAAAAAAACGTTGTCCTCTGTATCCGGGCTGCCTTCTCCATTGTCTGTGCAATGAGTCGTCTTTATAAATTCCTTCTCGGCGATATTGAATGCGGTGTTATAGAATTCATCGTTCAGCCACTCGCGCAAATCACAGTCGTGCCACGTAATATCCACGCAATCACGCCATTTTATATCTACACTCTTGCCGTGATACCTCTTGCATTCCAAAATGTACTCACTCAAAACAAACAGTTTGCTACCTGAGTTATGGAGAACACGCCATTCAATCGGCAGTTCTTTACCGTCCTTTGATTGTGAATACGTGCCGAATGTAATAATCTCGCCAGGCTTAATGTTCCTGTTCGGCACAAAAGCAAGTTTACCCTTTTCCATTAAGTTCTCCTCCTTATTTACTTGCCCCTGAAAAAACAAAAAAACGCGGGTACATCACTCTCCCGCGTTAACACTGTTGACAGAATTAATCCTGCAAAATCTATTCAATATCCGGTCGTATATGCTCAGCGATTAACTGCTGCTTGCTAGTCCAGACCTTTTCACTCAAATTCAACCGGTACACCTCGGGATTCAGCTTACGTTGATATTCCGGCCAGAATAGGTCCTTTTGCTCCCGATGGTAGCGGCGAACTTCATTCAAATCCGGTAATGTATACACCTGAAATCCGTTAACGTATATCGGTTCTAGCATAGGCAGCGCCTCGTAACGCTCAACATACTTATGCATGTATGGATGCAGCGGATTAAACAGTTTCAACCGTGCACCATTGCGTGGGGATTCCTCATCTGGGAAGCTGATATAATCAGCAAGCGCTTTGCCATTTTTACCGATAATCCGGAACACGTCCTTCTTACCAGGCGTGGATACTTTTTCAGGGTTGGAGGAAATTTTGATCGTCGGGATCATTTCTCCAGTAGCGGACTCAATTTCCACCAGCTTATAGACACCACCCAGAGACGGTTGATCCGAAGCAGTTATCAATTGTGTACCCACACCCCAAGTATCGATTGCCGCACCTTGCAGCTTCAGATCCATGATCGTGTTCTCATCCAAATCATTGGATGCGACAATCTTCACATAATCAAGGCCAGCATCATCCAACATCTTACGTGCTTGACGAGATAGATAAGCTAAGTCACCACTATCCAAACGGATACCGACCATCTTCTTACCTTGTGCTTCAAGCTTCTTGGCCGTATTGATCGCATTAGGCACACCACTACGAAGTGTATCGAAGGTGTCGACCAATAGCGTAACCTCGTCCGGCATCACCTTGGCATAGGCATCAAAAGCCTCCTGCTCACTACTAAAGCTCTGAACCCAGGAATGCGCATGTGTTCCTTTTGTA
The window above is part of the Paenibacillus sp. FSL K6-0276 genome. Proteins encoded here:
- a CDS encoding DUF6273 domain-containing protein, producing MEKGKLAFVPNRNIKPGEIITFGTYSQSKDGKELPIEWRVLHNSGSKLFVLSEYILECKRYHGKSVDIKWRDCVDITWHDCDLREWLNDEFYNTAFNIAEKEFIKTTHCTDNGEGSPDTEDNVFLLSVKEIEAFSDIHSKDLRRAVGTDFAKTKKPDGCSLYVYDKTDKDNYIIRDGEEVGCSWWWLRTQGNKPSRAFFVGPSYSIRSYANVSVARDGVRPALVIILP
- a CDS encoding 2-oxoacid:acceptor oxidoreductase family protein; this translates as MVQLPKVNELGFFEIRLESIGGLGANLAGKMLAEAGVVGAGMNGVSFSSYGSEKKGSAVKAHIRFCDLNTHIRDTSPVERPHVVGIFHEALAKTVNVTSGIYDHSTVLVNSAKSPEELKSSLNMMAGTIAVVDATTIALDEKNRVNMAMLGALFRMCDFLDPEIMKGVIEKSLGKKYPQAVQSALTTFERGFNEVTFMHFPLPEGAIMPEYVRSDISTLGYETQPIGGTITNPGSSFLKNLSISRSGLLPHFKLDDCIHCAQCDTVCPDLCFVWEEQPDKKGRPQMFLQGIDYQYCKGCLKCVEACPTTALSGEREEDGYAESHTVRHIFDLVTEA
- a CDS encoding nicotinate phosphoribosyltransferase codes for the protein MRRELALHTDKYQINMMYAHWVNGSHKRKAVFEAYFRKLPFGNGYAVFAGLERIIGYIGGLRFTEDDIRYLSEQEENYAPAFLEELLQFHFQGTVYSMKEGALIFPDEPLIRVEGTIMEAQLVETAILNFMNYQTLIATKASRIKQVAPNDILLEFGTRRAQEADAAVWGARAAYIGGFDATSNMLAGKMFGIPTKGTHAHSWVQSFSSEQEAFDAYAKVMPDEVTLLVDTFDTLRSGVPNAINTAKKLEAQGKKMVGIRLDSGDLAYLSRQARKMLDDAGLDYVKIVASNDLDENTIMDLKLQGAAIDTWGVGTQLITASDQPSLGGVYKLVEIESATGEMIPTIKISSNPEKVSTPGKKDVFRIIGKNGKALADYISFPDEESPRNGARLKLFNPLHPYMHKYVERYEALPMLEPIYVNGFQVYTLPDLNEVRRYHREQKDLFWPEYQRKLNPEVYRLNLSEKVWTSKQQLIAEHIRPDIE
- a CDS encoding amino acid permease; the protein is MKSNEASLQKKLLPRHISFMAMGGVIGTGIFKGSSETISIAGPAVILTYVLAGLLLLVVMGAIAEMATVYPNRNMKDFIREAFGERLSFIVGWLYCFMWLTVCVIEVLAAGSFLQYWLPDAPLWLLSLACGALIIGINMMSVAGYGETEFWLAGIKIAMIIIFIVLGTSLIFGLLPMTEATPYLHNFTDHGGFLPRGWAPIFSALLVVMFSYGGSELIGLTLTETKDAEKVLPKVVKSFILRVILFYSLPILVICGLIPWNQLNDHTSPFVQVLAATGLKGADHIMNFILITAVLSAANSGIYGATRMLHSMASQGEAPRGLAKTSTKGVPINSLKLCAVVLVIGSLLAYFAQDGLFRVLMAVPGFVVLLVWISICMSQLKLRKSYPKEATFKVWGFPYITVLTLVCLAVIAISFLFDAQNRISIGSCLAVVVMLTIWSFVKFKKKN